One genomic segment of Corynebacterium durum includes these proteins:
- a CDS encoding non-canonical purine NTP pyrophosphatase: MKIHVASRNPKKLQELARVLDAAGIDGVELVSTADVAPYEEPVENGRSFTDNALIKARAGAAATGLVTLADDSGLTVDELGGMPGVLSARWSGQHGDDAANNALLLAQMADVPNDRRAAAFVSVCALVTPDGAEYVSEGVWPGLLLRSVVGEGGFGYDPIFAPLDEAAGGRSSAELAPEEKDALSHRGKALAGLVPVFRELAAG, from the coding sequence ATGAAAATCCATGTAGCCTCCCGCAACCCCAAAAAACTCCAGGAACTCGCGCGTGTGTTGGATGCCGCAGGGATCGACGGGGTGGAACTCGTTTCCACAGCTGACGTTGCACCCTACGAAGAACCCGTGGAAAACGGCCGCTCCTTCACCGACAACGCCCTGATCAAAGCACGCGCCGGGGCAGCTGCAACCGGGCTTGTCACGCTGGCAGACGATTCCGGGCTGACCGTTGATGAACTCGGCGGCATGCCTGGAGTACTTTCCGCGCGCTGGTCAGGCCAGCATGGTGACGACGCCGCAAACAACGCACTGCTGCTCGCACAAATGGCGGATGTGCCCAACGACCGTCGAGCAGCCGCCTTTGTGTCCGTGTGCGCGCTGGTCACCCCGGACGGTGCGGAATATGTCTCCGAAGGTGTGTGGCCCGGGCTTTTGCTGAGGAGTGTTGTTGGGGAAGGTGGTTTTGGGTACGACCCGATCTTTGCTCCCCTGGACGAGGCGGCGGGCGGGCGCAGCTCCGCCGAACTAGCGCCCGAAGAAAAAGATGCGCTCTCACACCGCGGCAAAGCACTCGCGGGGCTTGTTCCTGTGTTTAGGGAGTTGGCGGCGGGGTAG
- a CDS encoding ABC transporter permease, which produces MAQQISTLHLAMAAGLMLLTLGLSWRLRLGLGRDILISGLRMTAQLLLVGLILRWVFSLHNPVVVLAIGVIMAFLASQAASKRPEYPYPRLLLDCFLAIMCSSFLLTALALHIIVDVRPWYDPQYFIPMLGMVLGNGLTGVSLAVDRYTSELHHSRERIDALLAMGATRWEASHSAFTSALRTALIPTLNSMAVMGVVSLPGMMTGQILGGSSPDTAVRYQIVIMFVIAAATTAACFAVLYLAYLKLFDAHHRLRVSARG; this is translated from the coding sequence GTGGCTCAACAGATTAGTACCCTGCATCTCGCCATGGCGGCGGGGTTGATGCTGCTCACCTTGGGGCTATCATGGCGGCTTCGCCTGGGCCTGGGTCGAGACATCCTCATCTCCGGCCTGCGCATGACGGCACAGCTGCTGCTGGTCGGCTTGATCCTAAGATGGGTGTTTTCCCTGCACAATCCGGTGGTGGTGCTGGCGATTGGGGTGATAATGGCGTTCCTCGCCTCACAGGCCGCCAGCAAGCGCCCCGAATACCCCTACCCGCGCCTGCTTCTCGACTGTTTCCTTGCCATCATGTGCAGTTCTTTCCTCCTCACCGCCCTGGCGCTGCACATTATTGTGGACGTGCGCCCGTGGTATGACCCGCAGTACTTCATTCCCATGTTGGGCATGGTTCTGGGTAACGGCCTGACCGGCGTCTCCCTGGCTGTGGACCGCTACACCTCGGAACTCCACCACAGTCGCGAACGCATAGACGCACTCCTGGCCATGGGTGCCACGCGTTGGGAGGCCAGCCACAGCGCCTTCACCAGCGCATTACGCACCGCGCTGATCCCCACGCTCAACAGCATGGCGGTGATGGGCGTGGTCAGCCTCCCCGGCATGATGACCGGCCAGATCCTCGGCGGCTCCTCCCCCGATACGGCCGTGCGCTACCAGATAGTCATTATGTTTGTCATTGCTGCCGCCACCACCGCTGCTTGCTTCGCCGTGCTCTACCTCGCCTACCTCAAGCTTTTCGACGCCCACCACCGGCTGCGGGTTTCCGCGCGGGGGTAA
- the murI gene encoding glutamate racemase, with amino-acid sequence MAERNAPIGIFDSGVGGLTVARAIVDQLPDESIIYIGDTANGPYGPQPISRVREHATRIADELVARGCKMLVIACNTASAAFLRDARERYDIPVVEVILPAVRRAVATTRNGKIGVIGTQGTVNSGAYQDLFAASPHVTAYAQACPRFVDFVERGITSGRQILGIAQAYVEPLQAAGVDTLVLGCTHYPLLSGVIQLAMGEHVTLVSSAEETAKDVVRILSENDMLAERDGDGAEPVVRSFESTGDPALFAQLADRFLGPHVTQVSQLGTV; translated from the coding sequence ATGGCGGAACGAAACGCACCCATCGGCATCTTCGACTCCGGCGTCGGCGGGCTCACCGTCGCTCGGGCCATTGTCGACCAGCTGCCTGACGAATCCATCATCTACATCGGCGACACCGCCAACGGCCCCTACGGCCCCCAACCCATCAGCCGCGTGCGCGAACACGCCACCCGCATCGCCGACGAACTTGTCGCCCGCGGCTGCAAAATGCTCGTCATCGCCTGCAACACCGCCTCCGCAGCCTTCCTCCGAGATGCCCGCGAGCGTTACGACATCCCCGTGGTTGAAGTCATCCTTCCCGCTGTCCGGCGCGCCGTGGCCACCACCCGTAACGGGAAAATCGGCGTGATAGGAACCCAAGGAACCGTCAACTCCGGTGCCTACCAAGACCTCTTCGCAGCGTCCCCCCACGTCACCGCCTACGCGCAAGCCTGCCCACGATTTGTGGACTTTGTGGAACGCGGCATCACCTCCGGGCGGCAAATCCTAGGAATCGCCCAAGCCTATGTGGAGCCCCTGCAAGCCGCAGGTGTGGACACGCTGGTACTCGGTTGCACCCACTACCCGCTGCTCTCCGGCGTTATCCAGCTCGCCATGGGTGAGCACGTGACACTCGTCTCCAGCGCCGAAGAAACCGCCAAAGACGTTGTGCGCATTCTTAGTGAGAATGACATGCTGGCGGAGCGTGATGGTGACGGGGCCGAACCAGTGGTGCGGAGCTTCGAGTCTACTGGGGATCCAGCTTTGTTTGCCCAGCTAGCCGACCGATTCCTCGGCCCTCATGTGACACAAGTCAGCCAATTGGGAACTGTGTAA
- a CDS encoding MBL fold metallo-hydrolase, whose translation MKLTILGCTGSLGGPDGPASGYLLTVDRMPALLMDIGPGVLAKMQTVHQPEDAHVAFSHLHPDHCLDFPSLMVWRRFSPSATTDRRHMCLGPRDTPVRLGRLSADTPDGIDDMSDTFAFNAWTDGVSEMVDRLTITPYATVHPIESYALRVEESGANGGVIAYSGDSGWTDNLIDCARGADIFICEATWGATSEGKTPDMHLSGAEAGRIAREAGVGRLVLVHIPPWGDPLGALKAARSEFSGEVIVGTSGMEFEV comes from the coding sequence ATGAAGTTGACGATCCTCGGATGCACCGGAAGCCTTGGCGGTCCCGACGGACCCGCCTCAGGCTACCTCCTCACGGTGGACCGCATGCCCGCGCTCCTCATGGACATCGGACCCGGCGTACTGGCAAAAATGCAGACAGTGCACCAGCCGGAGGATGCCCACGTTGCCTTCAGCCACCTTCACCCTGACCACTGCCTCGACTTCCCCTCACTCATGGTCTGGCGGCGATTCAGCCCCTCAGCCACCACCGACCGCCGGCACATGTGCCTCGGGCCGCGTGACACCCCAGTGCGCTTGGGTCGACTCTCCGCCGACACGCCCGACGGCATCGACGACATGTCTGACACCTTCGCATTCAATGCCTGGACTGATGGTGTGAGCGAAATGGTCGACCGACTCACCATCACCCCCTATGCCACCGTCCATCCCATCGAATCATACGCGCTCCGCGTCGAAGAATCTGGGGCCAACGGCGGTGTGATTGCTTATTCCGGCGACTCAGGCTGGACTGACAACCTCATCGACTGCGCCCGCGGTGCCGACATCTTCATCTGCGAAGCCACCTGGGGCGCAACCAGCGAAGGAAAAACACCCGACATGCACCTCTCCGGTGCCGAGGCTGGGCGCATCGCCCGCGAAGCAGGCGTGGGCAGATTGGTTTTGGTCCACATTCCGCCGTGGGGCGATCCCTTGGGGGCTTTAAAGGCCGCCCGCTCCGAGTTTTCCGGCGAGGTGATTGTAGGGACGAGCGGAATGGAGTTTGAGGTGTAG
- a CDS encoding DUF3817 domain-containing protein: MTTPSVNPDRARRVAQALRFFSIAAWVTGVWLLILCTRMVLEYIVGIDMPTWTRIIGQLHGLFYMVYLITTLNLGVKARWEPVKWITTALAGTIPFLSFVIEAKRRKEVTAAFNL; this comes from the coding sequence ATGACCACTCCTTCTGTCAACCCTGACCGCGCCCGCCGAGTTGCGCAGGCGTTGAGGTTTTTCTCCATTGCCGCGTGGGTGACGGGCGTGTGGCTTTTGATTTTGTGCACGCGCATGGTGCTGGAGTACATCGTGGGGATCGATATGCCCACGTGGACGCGCATTATTGGGCAGCTGCACGGCCTGTTTTACATGGTGTACCTGATCACCACGTTGAATCTAGGTGTGAAAGCGCGTTGGGAACCGGTTAAGTGGATCACTACCGCACTTGCGGGTACTATCCCCTTCTTATCTTTTGTGATCGAAGCTAAGCGCCGCAAGGAAGTCACAGCGGCTTTTAACCTCTGA
- the rph gene encoding ribonuclease PH, which translates to MTSFKRADGRAQDEMRPIRITRGFTNNPAGSVLVEFGNTRVMCTASVEERIPRFKYGSGEGWLTAEYSMLPAATHERMPRESMKGKVKGRTHEISRLVGRSLRAAIDLRELGENTIAIDCDVLQADGGTRTASITGAYVALADAIAELKRRGVVTGNPLLPPVAAVSVGLIDGHVCLDLPYEEDSRADVDMNVIMTESGEFVEIQGTGEHSTFTREQLNQLLDAAEKGCREIIAAQKAALEGELGGSGGVAGDGVAGGGA; encoded by the coding sequence ATGACTTCATTCAAACGAGCCGACGGCCGCGCCCAAGACGAGATGCGACCCATCCGCATCACCCGAGGATTCACCAACAACCCCGCAGGCAGCGTGCTTGTGGAATTCGGCAACACCCGCGTCATGTGCACCGCCAGCGTGGAAGAACGCATCCCGCGCTTCAAATACGGCTCCGGGGAAGGCTGGCTCACCGCCGAATACTCCATGCTGCCCGCCGCCACCCACGAACGCATGCCCCGCGAATCCATGAAAGGCAAAGTCAAAGGCCGCACCCACGAAATCTCGCGATTGGTTGGCAGGTCCCTCCGGGCGGCTATTGACCTGCGGGAACTCGGGGAAAACACCATTGCCATCGACTGCGACGTCCTGCAAGCCGACGGCGGCACCCGCACCGCCTCCATCACTGGCGCGTACGTCGCCCTCGCCGACGCCATCGCCGAACTGAAACGACGCGGCGTGGTCACCGGAAACCCCCTGCTCCCGCCCGTTGCAGCCGTCTCCGTTGGGCTCATCGACGGCCACGTCTGCCTTGACCTGCCCTACGAAGAAGACTCCCGCGCCGATGTGGACATGAACGTCATCATGACCGAATCCGGGGAATTCGTGGAAATCCAAGGCACCGGCGAACACTCCACCTTCACCCGCGAACAACTGAACCAGCTTCTCGACGCCGCGGAAAAAGGCTGCCGCGAAATCATTGCCGCGCAGAAAGCGGCGTTGGAGGGGGAGCTTGGTGGCTCGGGTGGTGTTGCGGGGGATGGTGTTGCGGGTGGTGGCGCATGA
- a CDS encoding nicotinate phosphoribosyltransferase encodes MDASTAESPHVPHRSSALLTDKYELTMLQASLADGTAHRPCTFEVFARRLPNERRYGVVAGTARVLRAVQDFVFTEEQLANLSFLDDTTLDYLRNYHFSGHIDGYREGDLYFPHSPILTVRGTFAECVILETVILSIMNSDSAIASAAARMVTAADGRTLIEMGSRRTHEYAAVSASRAAYLAGFDATSNLEAAHRYGIPAAGTAAHAWTLVHVNEDGTPNEETAFRAQVESLGISTTLLVDTYDITKGVETAIKVAGPELGGVRIDSGDLGVLTRQVRKQLDDLGAHNTKIVVSSDLDEFAIAGLRGDPVDVFGVGTSLVTGSGAPTAGMVYKLVEVEGRPVAKRSRNKASYGGAKRAVRTSRNTGTAVEEVVYPFANDIPTIGTLTATELTVPLMRNGSVLEGLPSLQESREYLAAQLVTLPWEGLALSRDEPALATRFIGF; translated from the coding sequence ATCGACGCCTCGACTGCCGAAAGTCCGCACGTACCGCACCGGTCAAGTGCGTTGTTGACGGATAAGTACGAGTTGACCATGTTGCAGGCGTCGTTGGCGGATGGGACGGCGCATCGCCCGTGTACGTTTGAGGTTTTTGCCCGCCGGTTGCCTAACGAGCGTCGATACGGCGTTGTGGCGGGCACGGCGCGTGTGTTGCGCGCGGTGCAGGACTTCGTGTTTACGGAAGAGCAGCTGGCCAACTTGTCGTTCCTGGATGACACGACGCTGGATTACCTGCGGAATTACCATTTTTCGGGCCATATTGATGGTTACCGCGAGGGGGATTTATATTTTCCGCATTCGCCGATCCTGACGGTGCGCGGCACGTTTGCCGAGTGCGTGATCCTGGAGACAGTGATTTTGTCCATCATGAATTCGGATTCGGCGATAGCCTCGGCGGCTGCCCGTATGGTGACGGCTGCCGATGGCCGCACGTTGATTGAGATGGGGTCGCGTCGCACGCATGAGTATGCGGCGGTGTCGGCGTCGCGGGCGGCGTACCTGGCTGGTTTTGACGCGACGTCGAACCTGGAGGCGGCGCACCGCTACGGCATTCCTGCGGCGGGCACGGCCGCGCATGCATGGACGTTGGTGCACGTCAACGAGGACGGCACCCCGAACGAGGAGACGGCGTTCCGCGCGCAGGTGGAGTCCCTCGGGATTTCTACAACCCTGCTGGTGGATACATATGACATCACCAAGGGCGTGGAGACGGCCATTAAGGTGGCAGGACCCGAGCTTGGGGGCGTGCGCATCGACTCGGGCGATTTGGGCGTGCTGACCAGGCAGGTTCGCAAACAGCTTGATGATTTGGGCGCGCACAACACCAAGATTGTGGTGTCGTCTGATCTGGATGAATTTGCCATCGCCGGTTTGCGTGGCGACCCGGTCGATGTGTTCGGTGTGGGCACGTCACTGGTCACCGGTTCTGGCGCACCGACGGCGGGCATGGTGTATAAGCTGGTGGAGGTGGAAGGCCGCCCAGTGGCTAAGCGCTCCCGCAACAAGGCCAGCTACGGCGGCGCAAAGCGCGCTGTGCGTACCAGCCGCAACACTGGCACCGCCGTGGAAGAGGTCGTATACCCCTTTGCCAACGATATCCCCACCATCGGCACGTTGACGGCCACCGAATTGACGGTGCCGCTCATGCGCAATGGCTCCGTACTGGAGGGCCTGCCCAGCTTGCAGGAATCCCGCGAGTATCTGGCCGCCCAGCTGGTCACCCTGCCTTGGGAAGGACTGGCACTCTCCCGTGACGAGCCTGCACTAGCCACACGCTTTATTGGGTTTTAG
- a CDS encoding helix-turn-helix domain-containing protein: MSKVYCHLDKLLEERGITLSALAQKVGVTAVNLSVLKNNRAKAVRFSTLAALCEALECQPGDLFSVRSSP; this comes from the coding sequence ATGAGTAAAGTCTACTGCCACCTTGACAAGCTTCTTGAGGAACGTGGGATCACGCTCTCAGCACTCGCCCAAAAAGTGGGCGTGACTGCCGTCAACCTTTCAGTCCTTAAAAACAATCGCGCTAAAGCTGTCCGTTTTTCCACGTTGGCGGCACTATGCGAAGCACTGGAGTGCCAACCCGGAGACCTCTTTTCAGTTAGGAGTTCACCATGA
- a CDS encoding S41 family peptidase — protein MNKTLVSISTAATAAALCIAVPAASAAPLNNAQSIPADLSSQQTIPKEPEKPKDPNNPQQYATYALDLIEVYGIYADKPEFAQARKDAEVKVKDAKTVKDTYSVLNDVARVAGGKHSSFRPPEDNISGTKDNTELPKVTAADGIVTAKLPSLAGGPVGQEYADTAAKGLVDNMPKSCGAIIDLRGNDGGDMGPMLAGVSSLLPDGTVMQFKNRYTTTDVKIDGSSVTGGGTNTTAASKGKFTDKPVAILTNKDTASSAEATVLSFRGLSNARTFGQPTAGFTSANVPIEMPDGASLVITMAKDVARTGEEFAEEPINPDVTTDKPAEEAAAWLKQQCR, from the coding sequence ATGAACAAGACCCTCGTTTCCATCAGCACCGCCGCTACTGCTGCCGCACTGTGCATCGCGGTTCCCGCCGCAAGTGCCGCGCCGCTGAACAACGCCCAAAGCATCCCCGCTGATCTTTCTTCTCAGCAGACAATACCCAAGGAGCCCGAAAAGCCCAAGGATCCCAACAATCCACAGCAATACGCAACATATGCGCTTGATCTCATCGAGGTTTATGGCATATATGCCGATAAACCCGAGTTTGCGCAGGCACGCAAAGACGCTGAGGTCAAGGTGAAAGATGCCAAGACCGTCAAGGACACATATTCGGTCCTTAACGACGTCGCGCGTGTCGCAGGTGGTAAGCATTCCTCTTTCAGGCCGCCCGAAGACAACATTAGCGGCACGAAGGACAACACTGAATTGCCCAAGGTTACCGCCGCTGATGGCATTGTGACCGCCAAGCTTCCCAGCTTGGCGGGCGGTCCTGTCGGCCAGGAATACGCTGACACCGCAGCAAAAGGTCTGGTAGACAACATGCCGAAATCCTGCGGCGCAATTATTGATCTCCGGGGCAATGACGGCGGCGACATGGGCCCCATGCTCGCAGGCGTGAGTTCGCTGCTTCCCGACGGTACCGTGATGCAATTCAAGAACCGCTACACCACGACAGACGTGAAGATTGACGGTTCCTCTGTCACAGGAGGGGGCACAAACACCACGGCGGCGTCGAAAGGCAAGTTCACCGATAAGCCCGTGGCCATCTTGACCAACAAAGACACTGCCAGCTCGGCCGAGGCGACGGTGCTGAGTTTTAGGGGCCTCAGCAACGCACGAACATTCGGCCAACCAACCGCTGGTTTCACCAGTGCAAACGTGCCTATCGAGATGCCTGACGGCGCGTCACTCGTCATCACCATGGCGAAGGATGTCGCCCGCACCGGCGAGGAATTCGCTGAGGAGCCCATCAACCCCGACGTCACCACCGACAAGCCCGCCGAGGAAGCAGCAGCCTGGCTGAAACAGCAATGCCGCTAG
- the clpS gene encoding ATP-dependent Clp protease adapter ClpS, translating into MSSPAAVPVESQQVEVVTSENLPWMCIVWDDPVNLMSYVTYVFHTILGYDKKRAHELMMQVHTEGKAVVSTGEKDKVEGDVKKLHTAGLWATMQQAG; encoded by the coding sequence ATGAGTTCACCCGCAGCTGTACCCGTTGAATCACAACAGGTCGAGGTAGTCACGAGCGAAAACCTCCCCTGGATGTGTATCGTCTGGGACGACCCAGTCAACCTGATGAGCTACGTCACTTACGTCTTCCACACCATCCTCGGCTACGACAAAAAACGCGCCCACGAGCTCATGATGCAAGTACACACTGAAGGAAAAGCTGTGGTCAGCACCGGCGAAAAAGACAAAGTTGAAGGCGATGTGAAAAAACTCCACACCGCCGGCCTCTGGGCAACCATGCAACAAGCAGGGTAG
- a CDS encoding rhomboid family intramembrane serine protease, producing MNYQYQQPYASQPGDGYSPFGGAGVNSASGFGGLGGNPGVPGTPGAQPTQRWRQVQENGHTRLFTGVTLAIGYVVSIWLVFFINTGLGNSLSYYGIHPLDLSSVWHVVTAPLLHLNLQHIMSNTVPGAIFVFLIGLSGKRTFWEVTLFSLVVGGAGTWLFGGVGTNHIGASGLIYGWLGYLVIRGFANRSVWQIVMGLFLAFSYSGLIWGVLPTDTGVSWQGHLFGGIGGVLAGMVITSDDPPETQQRRAQGLTGR from the coding sequence GTGAACTACCAATACCAACAGCCCTACGCGAGCCAGCCTGGGGATGGTTACAGTCCCTTCGGTGGCGCTGGCGTGAACAGCGCCAGTGGATTCGGCGGTCTCGGCGGCAACCCGGGTGTTCCAGGCACCCCTGGCGCGCAACCAACGCAACGATGGCGGCAGGTTCAGGAGAACGGCCACACCAGGCTTTTTACTGGTGTGACCTTGGCCATCGGTTACGTCGTGTCCATCTGGCTCGTGTTCTTTATCAACACCGGCCTGGGCAACAGCCTCAGCTACTACGGCATCCACCCCCTGGACCTATCCTCAGTGTGGCACGTGGTCACCGCGCCGCTGTTGCACCTGAACCTGCAACACATCATGTCCAACACCGTGCCCGGCGCGATTTTCGTGTTCCTGATTGGGCTGTCCGGGAAGCGGACGTTTTGGGAAGTGACACTGTTCTCGCTGGTTGTGGGCGGCGCCGGCACGTGGCTGTTCGGCGGTGTGGGCACCAACCACATTGGTGCCTCTGGGCTGATCTACGGCTGGTTGGGCTACTTGGTTATCCGGGGTTTTGCTAACCGCAGCGTGTGGCAGATTGTTATGGGGCTGTTCCTGGCGTTTTCCTACTCAGGTTTGATTTGGGGCGTTCTGCCCACGGACACAGGTGTCAGCTGGCAGGGCCACCTGTTCGGTGGAATTGGGGGAGTGCTTGCCGGGATGGTTATTACCTCTGATGACCCACCGGAGACGCAGCAGCGCCGTGCTCAGGGGCTCACCGGGAGGTAG
- a CDS encoding DUF2017 domain-containing protein, which produces MQAWKRKKALMRAPKFTTTFEPMEREVLGELAATVAEALIHRCQSVPKDELEELTGIRSGHKEAPMDPSLARLLPDFERAGDEEYEGDNSLLRSIHENDICRNKLENLQVITEALGPDGNVQVVLDETQVHAWLAAINDIRLYIASGEIHSGIDGGVAAREDQEMLVQWLAYNQESLLEALTQEKYSG; this is translated from the coding sequence GTGCAAGCCTGGAAACGCAAAAAAGCCCTCATGCGGGCACCCAAATTCACCACCACCTTCGAGCCCATGGAACGCGAAGTCCTGGGGGAACTTGCCGCCACCGTCGCCGAAGCTCTGATCCACCGCTGCCAATCCGTACCCAAGGATGAACTCGAAGAACTGACTGGCATTCGCAGCGGCCACAAAGAAGCCCCCATGGACCCCTCCCTCGCGCGGCTCCTCCCGGACTTCGAGCGCGCCGGGGACGAAGAATACGAGGGCGACAACTCCCTCCTGCGCTCCATCCACGAAAATGACATTTGCCGCAACAAGCTAGAAAACCTGCAAGTAATCACCGAAGCGCTCGGGCCGGACGGCAATGTGCAGGTGGTATTGGATGAAACGCAAGTGCATGCCTGGCTCGCCGCCATCAACGATATTCGCCTGTATATCGCCTCGGGAGAGATCCACAGCGGCATCGATGGTGGGGTAGCGGCGCGCGAGGATCAGGAAATGCTCGTACAATGGCTCGCTTATAACCAGGAGTCCTTATTGGAAGCACTAACACAGGAGAAGTATTCCGGGTGA
- a CDS encoding ABC transporter ATP-binding protein has translation MTVSHLTCMVPVWRDVNFTVSPGSRLLIDGPSGSGKSLLLRAVVGLDPSDGECRLHGKTPAEWGVPRYRSRVMYVPQRPSFAPGTVSDAMAQPFGFGVHQHRAWDEGRAAELLEALGRDAALLRQDVDTLSGGQQQSVALARALQLDPQVLLLDEVTAALDHQLARLTEDYVVAWSTSGERALLWVGHDDEAKKRIATDQYSLGGGSGSTD, from the coding sequence TTGACTGTTTCGCACCTCACCTGCATGGTTCCCGTGTGGAGGGACGTTAACTTCACTGTTTCCCCTGGTTCCCGCCTGCTTATCGACGGCCCCTCCGGTTCCGGTAAGTCCCTTCTCCTCCGCGCCGTCGTGGGTTTGGATCCCAGCGATGGTGAGTGTCGGCTCCACGGCAAAACTCCTGCCGAGTGGGGTGTGCCCCGGTATCGTTCTCGCGTGATGTATGTACCGCAGCGCCCGAGTTTCGCGCCGGGCACGGTTTCGGATGCGATGGCACAGCCGTTTGGGTTTGGGGTGCATCAGCACCGAGCGTGGGATGAAGGCAGGGCGGCGGAATTGTTGGAGGCGTTGGGGAGGGACGCGGCGTTGTTGCGTCAGGACGTCGATACGCTATCGGGTGGTCAGCAGCAGTCGGTGGCGCTGGCGCGGGCGTTGCAGCTGGATCCGCAGGTGTTGTTGTTGGATGAGGTGACGGCGGCTCTGGACCACCAGTTGGCGAGACTCACGGAAGATTATGTGGTGGCGTGGTCCACATCGGGTGAGCGGGCGTTGCTGTGGGTTGGGCATGATGATGAGGCGAAGAAGCGCATCGCCACGGATCAGTATTCATTGGGAGGCGGCAGTGGCTCAACAGATTAG